The following proteins come from a genomic window of Flavobacteriaceae bacterium MAR_2010_188:
- a CDS encoding Glycosyl transferase family 2 yields the protein MHFPLVSVIMPLFNAAPFVEETIQSVLKQTYPSIELIIVNDHSTDDSYARALKYRSKKVIVNHNIGKGACSARNYGFQLCKGRYIQYLDADDILSPNKIKYQVEAMTSLPGQLSVCNTFHFKNNTELGICYDRPYVFSTSKPEDLFINLWGGNHLPMHMITVSAWLSPRNLIESAGPWNEDLAKDQDGEFFARVGLNSSGIIYVPEVKFFYRKHLTGENIGSKKQRKHIESILMATELKSSYLINKIESLAAKRAVATLYKHVAIEAWPQEKDIYDKAISKCKEYGGSYYNPKLGGHLIELIKKVFGWRIAKSISYYGHQIFKK from the coding sequence ATGCACTTTCCTTTAGTATCTGTGATAATGCCTTTGTTCAATGCAGCACCATTTGTAGAAGAGACCATTCAATCGGTTTTGAAGCAAACTTATCCCTCAATAGAATTAATTATTGTAAACGACCATTCCACAGATGATTCTTATGCTAGAGCCTTAAAATATCGATCGAAAAAAGTCATTGTAAACCACAATATAGGAAAAGGGGCTTGTTCAGCGCGAAACTATGGTTTTCAATTATGTAAAGGACGATATATACAGTATTTAGATGCTGATGACATTCTTAGCCCTAACAAAATAAAATATCAGGTGGAGGCTATGACTAGTTTACCCGGTCAGTTGTCTGTGTGCAATACTTTTCATTTTAAGAATAATACAGAATTAGGGATTTGTTATGACCGGCCTTATGTTTTCTCAACATCCAAACCAGAAGACTTATTTATAAATCTTTGGGGGGGTAATCATCTGCCAATGCATATGATTACTGTAAGCGCATGGCTAAGTCCTAGAAACTTAATTGAAAGTGCTGGACCTTGGAATGAAGATTTGGCGAAAGACCAAGATGGGGAATTCTTTGCTAGAGTTGGTTTGAATAGTTCAGGAATAATTTATGTTCCAGAAGTCAAATTCTTTTATAGAAAACATCTTACGGGTGAGAACATCGGATCTAAAAAGCAGCGTAAACATATTGAAAGTATTTTAATGGCAACCGAATTGAAGTCGAGTTATTTAATAAATAAAATTGAGTCCTTAGCTGCGAAGAGAGCGGTAGCCACACTTTATAAGCATGTTGCCATAGAGGCATGGCCTCAAGAAAAAGATATCTACGACAAAGCAATAAGTAAATGCAAGGAATACGGAGGTAGTTATTATAATCCAAAGTTAGGAGGCCATCTTATTGAATTGATAAAAAAAGTTTTCGGTTGGCGAATTGCAAAATCAATATCCTATTACGGACACCAGATTTTCAAGAAATAA
- a CDS encoding Glycosyltransferase involved in cell wall bisynthesis has translation MKTPPSVSVLMTTYNREKYVEEAIESVMRSTYSNWELIITDDCSTDKTVELVQKYLYDKRIMLIQNEKNLGDYPNRNKVARSAKGKYIKFLDSDDIIYPHGLEGMVYAMDSHPKAGIGLTFNSYDNSVSLPICLTSEQAYIHHFCKKSILHIGPSGCIYNRSYFEKLGGFNPDFRVASDYEFNMRATLNKPIVLFQKDLFWWREHENQEIIIGSKNNEYVIFNYLINKAIIENAEIDSSLISTILKNNDILMGRRLLKLFPRMPVKDFIRILKATNYPKRYFLRCLLPTLKINSNVAKL, from the coding sequence ATGAAAACCCCTCCTTCAGTGAGTGTATTAATGACTACCTATAATAGGGAGAAGTATGTGGAGGAGGCCATTGAAAGTGTTATGAGGTCTACCTATTCTAATTGGGAGTTAATAATTACCGATGATTGCTCTACTGACAAAACAGTTGAATTGGTACAGAAATATCTATATGATAAGAGAATCATGCTTATTCAAAATGAGAAAAATCTAGGGGATTATCCCAATCGAAACAAGGTCGCCCGATCAGCAAAAGGAAAATATATAAAATTCTTAGATTCCGATGATATTATTTATCCCCATGGTTTGGAAGGCATGGTTTACGCTATGGATTCCCATCCTAAAGCAGGTATAGGCCTCACCTTCAACAGCTATGACAACAGTGTATCCCTTCCCATCTGCTTAACTTCAGAACAAGCATATATCCATCATTTCTGTAAAAAAAGCATTTTACATATAGGTCCCAGTGGTTGCATTTATAATAGGTCCTACTTTGAAAAATTAGGCGGATTTAATCCAGATTTTAGAGTTGCTTCAGATTACGAATTTAATATGCGTGCAACTTTAAATAAGCCTATAGTATTATTCCAAAAAGACTTATTTTGGTGGCGTGAGCACGAAAATCAAGAAATCATAATAGGCAGTAAAAATAATGAGTATGTGATTTTTAACTACCTTATAAATAAAGCTATTATTGAAAATGCTGAAATCGATTCATCCCTAATTTCAACCATTCTTAAGAACAATGACATTTTAATGGGCAGACGATTGCTGAAATTATTCCCAAGGATGCCAGTCAAGGATTTTATACGGATATTAAAGGCTACTAATTATCCGAAAAGGTACTTTTTAAGGTGCCTTTTGCCGACTCTAAAAATAAATAGTAATGTCGCTAAATTGTAA
- a CDS encoding Glycosyltransferase involved in cell wall bisynthesis — MKQRSVLFVLESFLPNHRAGTEIYVLNLCRYFQAKSWRVGVLITTTNQQNDYSYQGIPIFTFPIPKKPISEELNGMIPPRGIRGYIGRLKEINPDLVHFHSFGRGINGIHLEKTKKFGYKTIFTPHLGNLFCIKGNLRLFEETTCDGRVIESRCMSCLLHSKGYSYSVSKALGTGMSTLLNIKPLQSAIPPSLQQAKHRKQELERISNYADLIFAIAPWVQKAFIANAIYNSILIPQGVSPVFFEDVKSHNFSLSHSNINFVFIGRMHPVKGFHLLKKAWDKFLPKKHKLHVLTNPSRDEDTYFKTFKSWAKSDNSIIWNEDFSQQEVAYYLDSMDVLLLPSISEVAPLVILEAATRRIPVVTSDFIAMKDMIVHNVNGMLFKNGDWEDLLVQLIKISNNPKLIREMGKNIKTPTDITHVAELIEHEYLKIVSNR, encoded by the coding sequence ATGAAACAGCGGTCCGTCCTTTTTGTCTTAGAATCCTTCTTACCTAATCATCGGGCCGGAACAGAAATCTATGTTCTCAACTTGTGTCGGTATTTTCAAGCTAAAAGTTGGCGTGTGGGAGTCTTAATCACCACTACGAACCAACAAAATGATTATAGTTACCAGGGTATTCCGATATTCACATTTCCCATTCCTAAAAAGCCAATTTCAGAGGAATTAAATGGGATGATTCCGCCCAGAGGAATAAGAGGCTATATTGGTCGGTTAAAAGAAATTAATCCAGACTTAGTACATTTCCATTCTTTTGGCAGAGGAATTAACGGCATTCATTTAGAAAAAACCAAGAAATTCGGTTATAAAACTATTTTTACTCCTCATCTGGGCAATTTATTCTGTATCAAAGGTAATCTCCGGCTTTTCGAGGAAACCACTTGTGATGGACGTGTTATTGAATCGAGATGCATGAGCTGTTTGTTGCATAGCAAAGGCTATAGTTATTCGGTTTCTAAAGCTCTTGGCACCGGCATGAGTACCTTATTAAATATTAAACCGTTACAAAGCGCCATACCGCCCTCATTACAACAAGCTAAGCATCGTAAGCAGGAATTAGAACGAATTTCTAATTACGCTGATTTAATTTTTGCCATCGCGCCATGGGTTCAGAAGGCTTTTATTGCTAATGCTATCTATAATAGTATCCTAATTCCCCAAGGGGTTAGCCCTGTTTTTTTTGAAGATGTGAAATCTCATAACTTTTCCTTGTCTCACTCAAATATCAACTTTGTTTTTATTGGTAGAATGCATCCTGTTAAAGGATTCCACTTGTTAAAAAAGGCCTGGGATAAATTTTTACCTAAGAAGCATAAATTACATGTACTAACAAATCCGTCAAGAGATGAAGATACTTATTTTAAAACGTTCAAATCTTGGGCAAAGTCAGATAACTCCATCATATGGAATGAGGATTTTTCTCAGCAGGAGGTTGCTTACTATTTAGATTCAATGGATGTCTTGCTTTTACCGTCAATATCGGAGGTCGCTCCTCTTGTTATTTTAGAAGCAGCAACCAGAAGAATCCCAGTTGTCACATCTGATTTTATTGCCATGAAGGATATGATTGTTCACAATGTAAATGGTATGCTATTTAAAAACGGTGATTGGGAAGATCTTCTAGTACAGTTAATTAAAATCTCAAATAATCCAAAACTAATCAGAGAAATGGGAAAAAACATTAAAACTCCAACCGATATCACGCATGTGGCCGAACTAATAGAGCATGAATACTTGAAAATTGTTAGTAATAGATAA
- a CDS encoding Glycosyltransferase involved in cell wall bisynthesis, which yields MKKLAIVTTHPIQYYAPWFRLMSQRNVINLKVFYTWSQAKEKVKDKTFGQDISWDIPLLKGYEFEFIENISTNPGSHHFRGIICPDLIPAIKKYNPDAILIFGWNFVSHLKVMRYFKNKIPIWFRGDSTLLDDRGGYKTLLRRLFLTLVYRYVDKALYVGTANRKYFRKHGLKPDQLELVPHAIDNERFGDNDMALNNKAAIWRLSLGYSNDDMVVLFAGKFEDKKQPHFLIEVIKSANLSRDKPLKLLLLGAGPLEKSLFKMAESDSNITFLPFQNQSKMPIVYRLGDITCLPSKGPGETWGLAVNESMASGRPAIVSDKVGCSQDLIKNNINGFIFNHNSKSELEGIFIELNKKECRILGEQAQKDIQFWSYTKQIDSIVKVLKYYGHKTR from the coding sequence ATGAAAAAGCTGGCAATTGTAACTACTCATCCCATACAATATTATGCCCCTTGGTTTAGATTAATGTCACAGCGAAATGTCATTAATCTAAAAGTATTTTACACTTGGTCACAAGCCAAGGAAAAAGTAAAAGATAAAACCTTTGGTCAGGATATTAGCTGGGACATTCCGTTACTTAAGGGTTATGAATTCGAGTTTATTGAAAACATATCTACCAATCCTGGTTCGCACCATTTTAGGGGTATTATATGTCCTGATTTAATACCTGCCATTAAAAAATATAACCCCGATGCTATTCTAATATTTGGTTGGAATTTTGTTAGTCACCTTAAGGTAATGCGCTATTTTAAAAACAAAATACCTATTTGGTTCAGGGGCGACTCAACCTTATTAGATGATAGAGGTGGGTATAAAACGCTTTTAAGACGTTTGTTCCTGACCCTTGTCTATAGGTACGTGGATAAAGCTTTGTATGTTGGGACTGCAAATAGGAAGTATTTTCGAAAGCATGGCCTAAAACCTGATCAATTAGAGTTAGTGCCACATGCAATAGATAATGAAAGGTTCGGAGATAATGATATGGCTCTAAATAACAAAGCAGCAATTTGGCGCTTGTCATTGGGCTATTCCAATGACGATATGGTGGTGTTATTTGCTGGTAAATTTGAGGATAAAAAGCAGCCTCACTTTTTAATTGAGGTAATTAAATCAGCAAATCTGAGTAGAGATAAACCACTAAAATTGTTGCTATTGGGTGCTGGCCCGTTGGAAAAGTCATTATTTAAAATGGCAGAAAGTGATTCAAATATTACATTTTTACCCTTTCAAAATCAATCGAAGATGCCTATTGTCTACCGCTTAGGTGATATTACATGCTTACCATCAAAAGGCCCTGGTGAAACTTGGGGATTAGCTGTAAACGAGTCTATGGCTTCTGGCAGACCTGCTATCGTCAGTGATAAGGTTGGATGCTCCCAAGATTTAATTAAAAATAATATCAATGGTTTTATATTTAACCATAATAGCAAATCCGAACTAGAAGGTATATTTATAGAATTAAATAAAAAAGAATGTAGGATCCTCGGTGAACAGGCCCAAAAGGACATTCAATTTTGGTCCTATACGAAGCAAATAGATTCAATAGTTAAGGTTTTAAAATATTATGGACATAAGACCAGATAA
- a CDS encoding Glycosyltransferase involved in cell wall bisynthesis, producing METLNKDTIALVFRKKQPYYNSIEELFHSIYEFLKDNVDIVPIELNGSGTGPRALWGNMNQLRKYPGSLIHITGDVHYAGLLSIKPVIITIHDVNSILNRGFLKRVFLKLFWFWLPALRATQITVISEFSKKALCEIIPYAKKKITVIPNPVNPVLVKVEKEFNNIKPIILHIGTKTNKNLERTIEAISTINCELIIIGELNTSQEGLLLSYKIDYQNEAHIPYESIKYYYEICDLVSFVSLYEGFGMPIIEAQKVGRPVITSNLASIPEVAGNGALLVNPYDIEEIRNGVCKIIENKEFRRNLIERGFVNAERYKIERISNLYLSLYSEILG from the coding sequence ATGGAGACTTTGAATAAAGATACTATTGCCTTGGTTTTCAGAAAAAAACAACCCTATTATAACAGTATAGAGGAACTGTTCCATAGTATATATGAATTTTTGAAAGACAATGTTGACATAGTGCCAATAGAATTAAATGGATCTGGCACAGGACCGCGCGCATTATGGGGAAATATGAATCAATTACGAAAGTATCCCGGTAGTTTGATACATATAACCGGTGATGTACATTACGCTGGTTTATTAAGTATAAAGCCAGTTATTATCACCATCCATGATGTCAATTCAATTTTAAATAGGGGTTTCTTGAAAAGAGTTTTTTTAAAACTTTTTTGGTTTTGGCTACCAGCACTAAGAGCGACACAAATTACTGTTATCTCGGAATTTTCCAAAAAAGCCCTGTGTGAAATCATACCATATGCCAAAAAAAAAATTACTGTGATACCAAATCCAGTTAATCCAGTATTAGTTAAAGTCGAAAAAGAATTCAATAATATTAAACCCATAATTTTGCATATTGGGACTAAAACAAATAAGAATCTAGAGAGAACAATTGAAGCGATTTCTACTATAAATTGTGAATTGATTATTATTGGTGAGCTTAATACATCACAAGAAGGTCTCTTACTATCATATAAAATAGATTATCAAAATGAAGCACATATTCCCTACGAGAGTATCAAATATTATTATGAAATTTGTGATTTGGTAAGTTTTGTATCTCTATATGAGGGATTCGGCATGCCCATTATTGAAGCTCAAAAGGTAGGAAGGCCGGTCATTACTTCTAATTTAGCATCCATACCTGAAGTTGCAGGAAATGGCGCATTGTTAGTAAATCCATATGATATAGAAGAAATTAGAAATGGGGTATGTAAAATAATTGAAAATAAGGAATTTAGGCGTAATTTGATAGAGAGAGGTTTTGTAAATGCAGAGCGATATAAAATAGAAAGAATATCCAATCTCTACCTGAGTTTATATAGTGAAATTTTAGGATGA
- a CDS encoding Glycosyltransferase involved in cell wall bisynthesis produces the protein MRVTQVIESIDVCTGGPARSVTNLIDAMATSHPSIQNQIFTFNSISPIRTEANGINVRFFERSFAGTSSKMKSTLKSIKTDIYHGHGLWQLPVHYMAKRAYLENKPYVITPRGMLEPWPMTQNKFKKQIALYLYQLKDLRNSSCIHVTSVSEAENIRKMGIRNPIALIPNGINLCEFTKVPRVKKERKKVLFLSRIHKKKGIEMLIESWQSLESTYKNNWCVEVIGNGDKDYIKFLNTLIYQKGCQDSITIKPPVFGIDKINAYSQADLFVLPSYSENFGIVVAEALASGLPVITTMETPWQELLEYDCGLWIEPNSDSLTGALRNMLLKSDRELNEMGKRGKNLVRTHYSIESVGNSMANLYQWLNRQIKRPKFVMLD, from the coding sequence ATGAGAGTCACACAGGTTATAGAATCCATTGACGTTTGTACCGGAGGTCCCGCAAGAAGTGTGACCAATTTAATCGACGCGATGGCGACATCACATCCATCTATTCAAAATCAAATTTTTACTTTTAATTCCATAAGCCCGATAAGAACAGAGGCCAACGGAATCAACGTTCGATTTTTCGAAAGAAGTTTCGCAGGGACATCTTCCAAAATGAAAAGTACCCTAAAATCTATAAAGACAGATATATATCACGGTCATGGTTTGTGGCAATTACCTGTACATTATATGGCAAAAAGAGCCTACTTGGAAAACAAACCGTATGTGATCACTCCAAGAGGGATGTTAGAACCTTGGCCGATGACTCAGAATAAATTTAAAAAGCAAATTGCATTATATCTATATCAACTAAAAGACTTAAGAAATTCATCTTGTATCCATGTAACGTCCGTTTCTGAAGCTGAGAATATTAGAAAAATGGGAATAAGAAATCCTATTGCCCTTATACCAAACGGAATTAATTTGTGTGAATTTACAAAGGTCCCTAGAGTGAAAAAAGAACGTAAGAAAGTTTTGTTTTTATCCAGGATTCATAAGAAAAAGGGTATTGAGATGTTGATTGAATCATGGCAGAGTTTAGAAAGTACTTATAAAAATAATTGGTGTGTTGAAGTTATTGGAAATGGAGATAAGGATTATATTAAATTCTTAAATACATTAATTTATCAGAAGGGTTGCCAAGATAGTATTACGATTAAACCTCCCGTATTCGGAATCGACAAAATCAATGCTTATAGCCAGGCAGACTTATTTGTACTACCAAGTTATAGCGAAAATTTCGGTATTGTAGTAGCGGAAGCCCTGGCTAGTGGTTTACCTGTGATTACAACGATGGAGACACCCTGGCAGGAATTACTTGAATATGATTGTGGGTTGTGGATAGAACCAAATTCTGATTCTTTAACTGGGGCTTTAAGAAATATGCTGTTAAAATCTGATAGGGAATTAAATGAAATGGGGAAACGGGGAAAAAATTTAGTAAGAACACACTATAGTATTGAGTCAGTTGGTAATAGTATGGCAAATCTTTATCAATGGCTGAATCGGCAAATTAAAAGACCGAAGTTTGTTATGTTAGATTAA
- a CDS encoding putative colanic acid biosynthesis acetyltransferase WcaF, which translates to MLEVNLNSYNNSWYRPGSKLKQIVWYYINLLFLKNSLNPFSSLKVILLKMFGAEIGKNVVIKQNVNVKYPWLLKIDDYSWIGENVWIDNLASVEIGKNCCLSQGALLLCGNHNYIKTSFDLIVKPILIKDGVWIGARAVVTSGVTCNEHSVLSVNSVATQNLESYTIYQGNPAKAIRRRIIKE; encoded by the coding sequence ATGCTAGAAGTAAATTTAAATTCATATAATAATAGTTGGTATAGACCAGGATCCAAACTAAAGCAGATTGTCTGGTATTACATCAATTTATTATTTTTAAAAAACTCCCTAAATCCATTTTCTTCATTAAAAGTTATTTTACTAAAAATGTTTGGAGCCGAGATAGGAAAAAATGTAGTTATCAAGCAAAATGTTAATGTCAAATATCCTTGGCTATTAAAAATTGATGACTATTCTTGGATTGGGGAAAATGTTTGGATAGATAATTTAGCTTCGGTTGAGATAGGGAAAAATTGTTGCTTATCTCAAGGGGCGCTATTATTATGCGGAAATCATAATTATATAAAAACAAGTTTTGATCTTATTGTAAAACCTATTTTAATTAAGGATGGTGTTTGGATTGGAGCGAGGGCCGTGGTGACTTCTGGAGTAACATGTAATGAACATTCAGTCTTATCAGTAAATTCTGTAGCGACTCAAAATCTAGAGTCTTATACAATTTATCAAGGAAATCCGGCTAAAGCTATAAGGAGAAGAATAATCAAAGAATGA
- a CDS encoding glycosyltransferase, which yields MKVSIITATFNSQASLKTCIESVNLQDYENLQHVFIDGNSTDNTLNIIRENSKRNNLIISEDDKGIYDALNKGVIASAGDIIGYVHSDDILAHKSIISDIVTMFKNENIDGVYGDLKYVSKNEPKKVIRYWQSREYHPKLILQGWMPPHPTLYLRRSVYDKFGLFNLRYKISADYDFVIRIMKDKNLKFGYLPKVICDMRVGGASNRSVNNIINKTREDYCSLLQNDIKNPVKSVILKNIHKIPQFFKK from the coding sequence ATGAAAGTATCAATAATTACTGCAACATTCAATAGTCAGGCCTCATTAAAGACTTGTATTGAATCCGTTAATTTACAAGATTATGAGAATTTGCAGCACGTGTTTATAGATGGTAATTCTACTGACAATACCTTAAATATTATTAGGGAAAATTCTAAGAGAAATAACTTGATAATAAGTGAAGATGATAAGGGAATTTATGATGCCTTAAATAAGGGAGTTATCGCTTCTGCAGGGGATATTATCGGTTATGTCCATTCAGACGATATCCTTGCTCATAAGAGTATAATCTCGGATATTGTTACAATGTTCAAGAATGAAAATATAGATGGTGTATATGGCGATCTAAAATATGTAAGCAAGAATGAACCTAAAAAAGTAATTAGATATTGGCAGAGCCGTGAATATCATCCCAAACTAATTCTTCAAGGTTGGATGCCCCCGCATCCAACCCTTTATTTACGAAGGAGTGTCTATGATAAATTTGGTCTCTTCAATTTAAGGTATAAGATTTCTGCAGATTACGATTTCGTAATTCGGATAATGAAGGATAAGAATTTAAAATTCGGTTATCTTCCAAAAGTTATTTGTGACATGAGGGTCGGGGGAGCAAGCAATCGAAGTGTTAATAATATTATAAATAAGACTCGAGAAGACTATTGTTCGTTGCTTCAAAATGACATCAAAAATCCTGTTAAAAGCGTTATACTTAAGAATATTCATAAGATTCCACAGTTCTTCAAGAAATAA
- a CDS encoding UDP-N-acetylmuramyl pentapeptide phosphotransferase/UDP-N-acetylglucosamine-1-phosphate transferase encodes MNLLFNPQVLLDFFNEHRILFSVFIFSTSFIITFLIIPKIIFVTFKRRLLTEVGSRSSHKVSTPVFGGVAFFITIILILSVTQSMYQEYLIGNQIIAAVTILFIVGLKDDLVVSTAKAKLVSQIIAVTFVVFLPELNILSLKGFLGIYEIGFLNIFAMLFMLMVINGYNLIDGIDGLAAIIGIIICGAFAYVYFTIHDNFYFLLSVTVIGSLAAFLRYNLSNTKKKLFMGDTGSLIIGFIIGLLSLRFLTHRDIVTSTIGLLTENSVPIIVAILCVLIFDTSRIVISRILEKKHPFEADRNHAHHILLDSGLSHLNSSLLLGAFNIVMIIVFWSLGVYFSSFILAALLILCFIAYFFVLNKLKKRY; translated from the coding sequence ATGAACCTATTATTCAATCCACAAGTGCTCCTCGATTTTTTTAATGAGCATAGAATACTTTTTTCTGTATTTATATTTTCTACATCATTTATTATAACATTTTTAATTATTCCCAAGATAATTTTTGTAACCTTTAAAAGACGGCTATTAACGGAAGTTGGTTCAAGAAGTTCACATAAGGTTAGTACTCCAGTATTTGGAGGTGTAGCTTTTTTTATCACAATAATCTTGATTTTATCGGTGACCCAATCCATGTATCAAGAGTACCTTATTGGGAACCAAATAATTGCGGCTGTTACAATTCTTTTTATAGTTGGATTAAAAGATGACCTAGTTGTCTCCACAGCAAAGGCCAAATTAGTCAGTCAGATTATTGCCGTTACCTTTGTAGTATTCTTACCAGAATTAAATATTCTTAGTCTAAAAGGATTTTTAGGCATATATGAGATTGGATTTCTAAATATCTTTGCAATGTTATTCATGCTCATGGTCATCAATGGTTATAATTTAATTGATGGAATAGATGGATTAGCCGCAATTATTGGGATTATTATTTGCGGGGCATTCGCCTATGTTTACTTCACTATCCATGATAATTTTTATTTCTTATTGAGTGTTACAGTTATTGGTTCATTGGCAGCCTTTTTACGCTATAATCTATCTAATACAAAGAAAAAACTTTTTATGGGTGATACAGGATCACTGATAATAGGTTTTATAATTGGATTACTTTCATTAAGATTTCTTACCCATCGCGATATTGTAACCTCCACAATTGGTTTATTAACGGAAAATAGTGTCCCTATAATAGTAGCAATTTTATGTGTGCTGATCTTTGATACTTCGAGGATAGTTATTTCGAGAATTCTTGAGAAAAAACATCCTTTTGAGGCAGATAGAAATCATGCTCATCATATCCTCTTGGATAGCGGTCTTTCTCATTTAAATTCTAGTCTCCTTCTAGGAGCTTTTAATATTGTGATGATAATCGTATTTTGGTCCTTGGGTGTTTACTTCTCTAGTTTTATCCTAGCGGCTTTACTGATATTATGTTTTATTGCTTACTTTTTTGTACTTAATAAATTGAAAAAGAGGTATTAA
- a CDS encoding polysaccharide export outer membrane protein, producing MSEKPCNSMAHRNNLYILTIISCLFILSCGTKKGVIFFEDIDTTKAFIKEKSPNVVYQIKDRLVIRVSSPDNIGVANFNKNEEVSYKSGGDGLTTNAVSSVPYIINDEGFIEFPKLGVIKVAGLTKKELVDNLKEKLSIYIKVPWVDVELLTFKISFLGEVGSPGSYVVENEKINILEAIAMAGDVNITGKRDELLVMREVDGKTTFIEVNLLDESLFNSEAYYLKQNDIVYVQPIALRTREIGWETSVLRYTGIIAFALSIYSILSR from the coding sequence ATGAGTGAAAAACCCTGTAATTCTATGGCTCACCGAAATAATCTGTATATACTTACGATAATTTCCTGTTTATTTATTCTTTCCTGTGGAACCAAAAAAGGGGTAATCTTTTTTGAAGATATCGATACCACTAAAGCTTTTATAAAGGAGAAATCACCGAATGTAGTTTATCAAATTAAGGATAGATTAGTAATCAGAGTTTCTTCACCTGACAATATCGGGGTGGCAAACTTTAATAAAAATGAAGAGGTAAGTTATAAATCGGGAGGGGATGGACTAACAACGAATGCGGTCTCTAGCGTACCTTATATAATAAACGATGAGGGTTTTATTGAATTTCCTAAACTAGGTGTGATAAAAGTTGCGGGTCTCACCAAGAAAGAATTAGTTGATAACTTGAAGGAGAAATTAAGTATTTATATTAAAGTGCCATGGGTAGACGTTGAATTATTAACATTTAAAATATCCTTCCTAGGCGAAGTCGGTAGTCCTGGATCCTACGTGGTCGAGAATGAGAAGATCAATATCTTAGAGGCCATAGCCATGGCTGGAGACGTAAATATAACGGGGAAACGAGATGAATTATTGGTCATGAGAGAGGTGGATGGTAAGACAACTTTTATCGAAGTAAACTTGCTGGATGAAAGTTTATTTAATTCAGAGGCTTATTACTTAAAGCAGAATGACATAGTTTATGTTCAGCCTATAGCACTGAGAACTCGTGAAATAGGTTGGGAAACCAGTGTTTTAAGATACACCGGTATTATAGCATTCGCTCTCTCCATTTACAGTATATTATCTCGATAA